The Nostoc sp. PCC 7524 nucleotide sequence ATTGGATGCGATTGAACGCAACGATTACAACGTCTTTAATCAGCGTGCCTACGTTCCCCAATGGAAAAAGCTACGCACCCTACCCATAGCTTGGATGCGATCGCAAGTGTTATAAGGTTTAGTCAATAGTCCACAGTCAATAGTCATTGGGCATTGGGAATTAGGCATTGGATTTTTCTTCCCCTGCCTCCCCTGCTTCTTAAAAGTTCCGTGTCACCTGTTCCCTGTTTTCAAAATTAACTGTTGACTCTTTAGAAAAAAACTGCTAACATTAATCTTCGTGACCGTGGAGAGGTGGCTGAGTGGTCGAAAGCGGCAGATTGCTAATCTGTTGTACGGCAGGCAACTCCGTACCGAGGGTTCGAATCCCTCCCTCTCCGTTTTTCGACTCCAGAGAATCCAGATTTTCTGAATTGTAAAAAAATATTAATCCTGGCGTAAAATCTTTTACATCTAAAGGTAGATGCTATTATTTAACCTTTAGAGTCTTGATAAGATCAAGCTAACCTAAAAATCTAGTTTGTATCTCACTTTCAGGCTCCCACATATTGGAAGAGTGAAAGTAATTATGCCAAGAATTAGTGCTGCCCTTGCCCTCAGTTTAGCTACTGTAGCAACCGGGTTCTTCATGGCAGCTTGTACAACAACCAACACTACTGAGAATACAGCGAACAATGCCACCGCCACCCCAGCAACTAACACCACATCTGGCGGTGGTACAGGGTTAAAAATAGGTTCCCTACTGCCAACTACGGGTGATTTAGCATCTATTGGACAGCAAATGGCACCAGCCGTTCCTCTGTTGGTGGAAACAGTTAATGCTTGTGGTGGTGTGAATGATCAACCAGTGACTCTAGTATCTGTAGACGACCAAACAGACCCCAGAGCGGGTGCAGCCGGGATGACTAAATTAGCAACCATCGATAAAGTTGCTGGTGTCGTTGGTTCTTTTGCTAGCAGTGTTTCTACAGCTGCTGTTTCCATAGCTGCTCAAAATAAAGTCATGCTGATTTCACCGGGTAGTACCAGTCCCGTCTTTACCGAAAAGGCGCAAAAAGGTGATTTTAAGGGATTTTGGGCGCGTACAGTTCCCCCCGATAGCTACCAAGGCCCAGCCTTAGCCGAACTTGCTCAGAAAAAAGGTTTCAAACGTGTTTCTACCGTAGTGATTAATAATGACTACGGGGTTGGTTTTGAAAAAGCATTTGTGCAAGCCTTTGAAAAATTAGGCGGTACTATAGTTAATAAAAATAATCCTGTACGCTATGACCCGAAAGCTACTACTTTTGAAACAGAAGCAACAGCTGCTTTTGCGGGTAAACCAGATGCAGTCTTGGGTGTATTTTATGTAGAAACAGGTAGCCTACTTTTGAAATCAGCATATCAGCAAGGTCTGTCTCAAGGTGTACAAGTCATGTTGACAGACGGCATGAAATCAGACGAATTCCCAGCTCAAGTCGGTAAAACCAATGATGGTAAATATATTGTCTCTGGAGTGATTGGGACAGTACCAGGTTCTGATGGCAAAGCATTAGAAGCTTTTACAAAACTTTGGCAATCTAAAAAAGGTGGTTCTCCAGGGGAATTTGCTCCCCAAGCTTGGGATGCTACGGCATTGTTAGTCTTAGCAGCACAAGCCGCCAAAGAAAACACAGGTGTTGGTATCGCTAATAAAATCCGGGAAGTATCTAATGCACCGGGAGTAGAAGTAACTGATGTCTGTGAAGGTCTGAAGTTACTCAAAGAAGGTAAAGATATTAACTACCAAGGTGCTAGCGGTAACGTAGATGTCGATGCTAATGGGGATGTTGTCGGTGTTTACGATGTGTGGACAGTACAAGATGATGGCAAGCTGACAGTAATTGACAAAGTTACTCCTAAGCAGTAATTAAAAGTGCTGAGTAATGAGTAATGAGTGGGTATCTCACTTATTACTTAGTCTGTAGGGTGCGTCAATCTGACGCACCCTACAAATTTGTGATATGTGGTTCAAATTAATTAGAAACCAGAGAAATTGTAGCCAACACCTAATAATAAGCCCACATCAGTTTGATCAAAAAATCCGGCATTGATAGCAGCTGTGGCGGTAAATCGCGAGTTTAGGGGGAAATCAAGACCACCGGATACTAAAAAAGCGGTTTTGGAGTCATCGCCAGTTTTGATAGCTGCACCAACCCCTACATAAGGTGCGATCGCTAGGGGTTCATCAAATGGATCTACCTGTCTAAACCGAAAATCGTAGGTGACAGGAATCAGAATAGTCGTGTTATCCCCAAATACAGCCGAAGGTCTGATAGAAATTGCGTTAGTGAGTCCAATCTTGCTGACAGCTGCAAAATTACCATCACCCAAAGATGATTCACCCCCGTCTATACCAATGTTACCTGCAACACCAATGTAGCTTCTGCCACCACGGGTAGCCCTACCCACATTAATATCTGATTGTGCCACTCTGGTATCAGTTGCTTGAGCAGCAGGCTGTGTAGACGCTGGAACAGCTTGTGTAGACTCTGGAGAAAAAAGAATTGCGGATGAAGTCGCTACTGTTCCTGGGATGGGTGTAACTGTGCGGCTAGTAGTATCTTGGATAGCAGCACTAGGAAACTGCTGTATTGCAATTACATCATCAGAGGCAGAGTTGGGAGTTGTTTCACTGGCAAAAGAGAAGTTTTGGTGTTCAGTCTCTAGTTCAGCACTCAATGATTCTGAAGACACTGCATTGCTAGCAACTTCAACTGGAGGTAGTGTTTGAGCATTAGCAGGTAAGCCAGTACCCACAACCGCCACAGTCGCTAAACTGGATAACCAAGAAAAACCTTGACGAACAAAAATAGTATTCACATTCACTCCTAACAAAATGTTGCCACAGTAGATAATTTCTTTATTGGTGGATTAATTCCAGAAATTTTGACTTTTTGGGGCAGTATCCACACTTTAGCATCATAAAATCCCTTATTACATCCTTAAACGGACGGAAAAAGAAGAGATGAGATCAGCAAAAATGAACAGATAAATTATCCTGATTTTGACGGAGGAGTAGGTTTGGGCGTACCCCTAATTTTTTTTGTAGATTTAAAATTGGTGATCATTCCAAAATAACTGATGCTGTACAGACGATTCGGACGCACAGAATTACAGATACCGGTGTTTTCCTGCGGCGGTATGAGATATCAATATAAATGGCAAGATGTTGCTCAATCAGATGTTCCTGCGGATAACCAAGCCAATTTGGAAGCAACTATTCGCCGAGCAGTTGAATTGGGCATGAATCATATTGAAACTGCCCGTGGGTATGGTAGCTCAGAAATGCAATTAGGGAAAATATTACCCAAGTTTCCCCGTGAACAGTTGATTGTGCAAACGAAAGTCTCTCCTGTGGCAGATGGGAAGGAATTCCGCAAAACTTTTGAAACATCACTGCGCTATCTTCAGCTAGATTATGTAGACTTACTAGGTTTGCATGGTATCAATAATGCCGAGTTGTTAGATTACAGTATCCGTCCTGGTGGCTGTTTAGATGTAGCAAGACAATTGCAAGCAGAAGGGAAAGTGAGGTTTGTCGGCTTTTCCACTCATGGTGCTACAGATGTGATTATTGATGCCATTAATACTAATCAATTTGATTATGTAAATCTGCATTGGTATTACATCAATCAATGGAATTGGCCAGCCATTGCAGCCGCTACTCGTCATGATATGGGGGTGTTTATTATTAGTCCCTCCGATAAAGGGGGAAAACTATATAATCCACCAGCAAAGTTAGTGAATCTTTGTGCGCCTCTGAGTCCGATGGTGTTCAATGATTTGTTTTGCCTGAGTCACCCACAAGTGCATACTTTGAGTTTGGGCGCAGCGAAACCCCAAGATTTTGACGAACACCTGAAAACATTAGACTTACTAGACCGAGCAGCAGAGATTTTACCGTCAATTTTAGCCAAGTTGGAAGAGGCAGCGATCGCCACTTTGGGAGAAAATTGGGTAAAAACTTGGCACGTCAACTTACCTCAATGGCAAGACACACCAGGACAGGTAAATATCCACACCGTTCTATGGCTGTGGAATCTAGCAACTGCCTACGATTTGGTAGACTATGCCAAAATGCGTTACAACCTGCTGGGTAACGGTAGTCATTGGTTTCCTGGCAACAAAGCCGATAAAGTGAATGAACTAGACTTCAGACAATGCCTTGCTCACAGTCCTCACGCTGATAAAATCCCACAATTTTTGGCTCAAGCTCATCAGATGTTAGCTGGGGAAGAAGTGAAGCGTCTATCGAGGACTTAGGGGTTGGGGATTGGGGGTTGGGGATTGGGGATTGGGGATTGGGGTAGAAACTTTCACCTCTACTCGCTGATATCCCCCAAATCACTGCTAATATCGGCTGGTTAAAATTTAGATATCTAAATCGTTCAAAGCTAGCCGAATTTGCTCTAAACGCCTGCGGTTGACACCTAAATCTGACTCTCCGATGCGAGATGCAGAACGCATATGAATTACTGACTCATTAGCAGGGAAATAAAACTCTACATCATCAGTAAATTTGAAGATACGACTTTTAGAAAGAGCATGGATGTAATTATCTGTCTGTTCTATCACCTCGGTTCGGGGAAGAACGGTGAGAACTTTTAATAATGTTTCTCGTGCTGTATCGCGATCTACATGATAAACAATTGGGTCAATGGCGTGTTTGGGATCAGCATCTTGACTAACTACACAGTTAGGGGAAGGTGGACAAGCACTCAGATGACTATGATCAACTCCAACGTCAGAGGATTCAGCCCAAGTAGCGGTAGGAAGTATTAAAATTACCGTCAGGATCAGGAATATTACCAAAGTGATACTTTGCAAAAGTCGGTGTGCGATCGCTCTCATTAGACTGGACATGATCAATCTACTCCTAAAAGTTTCAAAGATTACAATAGCACTTAGCTATTTGCGATCAATCTTCCTACTTAGGACTGGCGCATAGTGGGGTGCGTCAGATGTCCAAAATATGTCGTTTTTACCAAATTATTTCTTCTGACGCACCCTACAAGAGACTAGAAGAGATTTCTGTCTAGCTTTTAGCCTCTATTTCGTCTCCTTGATTAACTTTCGGCACAACTAGCACCTTATCGACGCGATTACCGTCCATGTCCATGACTTCAATCCGCATACCTCGCCATTGAAAATGATCGGCGGCAGTGGGGATACGGCCTAGATGGGTGATGACAAAACCTCCTAGGGTTTGATAACTACCCCGTTCTTCAAATTCCAATTCCACCATCCCAAACAGTTCCAAAAATTCTTCTACTGGTAACATCCCATCCAATAGCCAAGAACCATCTTCTCTCTGTACAGCTTGGGGTTCATACTCTCCTGGGGTAGCTGGAACATCACCCACAATTTCGCTCATAATGTCATTGAGAGTTAATAATCCTTGAATCACGCCGTATTCATCTACAACTAACGCCATGTGAGTTGCAGTTTGCTTAAATAACTCCAAAACTTTTAAGCCACGGGTGCTTTCTGGGACAAATACAGGCTGGCGTAGTCCTACTGTTAAATCTAGATGTTCTCCGCGAAAACTCCTAGCGAGTAAGTCCGTAACTGGGATCATACCTAGAACATTGTCCAGTCCCCCCTGACAGACAGGATAACGAGAATAAGCATTTTCACTTAACTTTTGCCGATTTTCTTCTTGAGAATCGTCCAAATCTAACCAAACAATATCAGGACGAGGGGTCATAAAAGAATTAACAGGGCGATCGCCTAGACGAAAAACTCGCTCTACCATATCTTGTTCGGCTGCTTCAAAAGTTCCCGCCTCTGTCCCTTGCTCAATCAGGATTTTAATTTCTTCCTCAGTCACTAGCGGTTCCTCAGAAGGTGTAATCCCCAAAGTTCGCAACACCATTTCTGTAGAAGCACTCAACAGATGCACCGCCGGAGAAGCTAAGGCAGCTAAAGCCCGCATCGGAATAGCAACAGTTGCAGCAATTCGTTCTGGGTTGTTTAAAGCCAGACGCTTTGGCACCAATTCACCAACAATTAAGGATAAGTACGTAATAATCAAAACTACTATTCCAAAGGAAATTGCTTCACTATAAAGTGCTAAAAAAGGTATGCGTCTTATGTGTACGGCTAATCTGCTGGCAATTGTAGCTCCCCCAAAAGCACCAGTCAGGATACCGATGAGGGAAATACCTACTTGAATTGTAGAGAGGAAATTATTCGGAGATTCTGCTAACTTCAGGGCTGCTCTGGCCTTAGCGTCGCCTTGATTGGCTAGCTGTTGTAGCCTCACCTTCCGCGCTGAAACAATTGCCATTTCAGACATCGAGAACACACCGTTGGCAATAATTAATACCAGAATAATTAAAATTTCAAAGGTTATGGAAGACATATTATGAATTGCCGCTATTCAAGAGCGAACTTCGCTTAATCCTTAGTATGTAGTATGAAAGTTCTCTAATAAAGATACTGGGGATTGGGGATTGGGGATTGGGGATTGGGAAGATGTAGCTTTAGCTTCTTTTACGATGGCGTAAGCCTACCCGCAGAGTGGAGGAAAGAGAAAACTATTGATCTTAAGGGTTCGATAGTTGCTTTCCGACGCAAGGCGACAGAAACGCACTATCTCACTATTGACTATTGACCATTGACTTACCACTCAGCACTTAAAATGGTGAACATAGCCGTCACTATACTTTCTAAATCAGGAAAGACTTCCTCCGCTAGTAGAACTTATGGCATTTTCTTCTATTGTGCGTGCCTTGGGGCGATCGCCACTCACCACTGAGTTACTTTCTAAGTTAAATCGTCAACAAGATTTGCGATTAAACGGTATTCCTCGCCTACCTAAAGGCTTGGTAGCTTCAGCATTAGCTCAAAATTCTAACAGGAATTTGTTAGTAGTTTGTGCGACTTTGGAAGAAGCTGGGCGCGCTTATGCACAGTTAGAAGCAATGGGATGGCAAACTGTGCATTTCTACCCTACATCTGAAGCTTCTCCTTACGAACCCTTTGATCCTGAAACCGAAATGACTTGGGGACAAATGCAGGTGTTGGCGGATTTGGGGGGTGGAGACTGGGGAGTGGGAACTGGGGACAGGGAAGAAAAAAGTCTGTCTAGTACCCAATCCCCGCTCCCTAATTCCGGAGTGCAGCGATCCTTGGCGGTTGTGGCTACTGTGGGTGCATTACAACCGCATTTACCGCCGCCAGCAGCTTTTACGCCATTATGTCTCACCCTCAAGCGGGGGATGGAATTTGATCTGGATTCCTTTAGTGAAAAAATCACTCTTTTGGGGTATGAACGCGTACCGCTAGTAGAAACAGAAGGTCAATGGAGTCGGCGCGGTGATATTGTGGATATCTTTCCTGTGTCTTCTGAGTTGCCAGTCCGGTTGGAGTGGTTTGGCGATGAAATTGAGCAAATCCGGGAATTTGATCCGGCAACTCAACGTTCAGCCCTTGACAAAGTTGCACAAATTACCCTCACCCCTACAAGCTTCACTCCTATTATCTTAGAAGCACTCAAAGATAGTGCGGAGTTCCAAGTGCTGAGTTCTGAGTTGAGTTCTGGCTCGGAAATTGCTACTCAGGACACTGCTCAACTCCCGCTTCCACTCACAGGAATTATAGAAGGTAGTCGGAGAT carries:
- a CDS encoding ABC transporter substrate-binding protein gives rise to the protein MPRISAALALSLATVATGFFMAACTTTNTTENTANNATATPATNTTSGGGTGLKIGSLLPTTGDLASIGQQMAPAVPLLVETVNACGGVNDQPVTLVSVDDQTDPRAGAAGMTKLATIDKVAGVVGSFASSVSTAAVSIAAQNKVMLISPGSTSPVFTEKAQKGDFKGFWARTVPPDSYQGPALAELAQKKGFKRVSTVVINNDYGVGFEKAFVQAFEKLGGTIVNKNNPVRYDPKATTFETEATAAFAGKPDAVLGVFYVETGSLLLKSAYQQGLSQGVQVMLTDGMKSDEFPAQVGKTNDGKYIVSGVIGTVPGSDGKALEAFTKLWQSKKGGSPGEFAPQAWDATALLVLAAQAAKENTGVGIANKIREVSNAPGVEVTDVCEGLKLLKEGKDINYQGASGNVDVDANGDVVGVYDVWTVQDDGKLTVIDKVTPKQ
- a CDS encoding aldo/keto reductase, translating into MLYRRFGRTELQIPVFSCGGMRYQYKWQDVAQSDVPADNQANLEATIRRAVELGMNHIETARGYGSSEMQLGKILPKFPREQLIVQTKVSPVADGKEFRKTFETSLRYLQLDYVDLLGLHGINNAELLDYSIRPGGCLDVARQLQAEGKVRFVGFSTHGATDVIIDAINTNQFDYVNLHWYYINQWNWPAIAAATRHDMGVFIISPSDKGGKLYNPPAKLVNLCAPLSPMVFNDLFCLSHPQVHTLSLGAAKPQDFDEHLKTLDLLDRAAEILPSILAKLEEAAIATLGENWVKTWHVNLPQWQDTPGQVNIHTVLWLWNLATAYDLVDYAKMRYNLLGNGSHWFPGNKADKVNELDFRQCLAHSPHADKIPQFLAQAHQMLAGEEVKRLSRT
- a CDS encoding DUF1499 domain-containing protein, whose translation is MSSLMRAIAHRLLQSITLVIFLILTVILILPTATWAESSDVGVDHSHLSACPPSPNCVVSQDADPKHAIDPIVYHVDRDTARETLLKVLTVLPRTEVIEQTDNYIHALSKSRIFKFTDDVEFYFPANESVIHMRSASRIGESDLGVNRRRLEQIRLALNDLDI
- a CDS encoding hemolysin family protein — encoded protein: MSSITFEILIILVLIIANGVFSMSEMAIVSARKVRLQQLANQGDAKARAALKLAESPNNFLSTIQVGISLIGILTGAFGGATIASRLAVHIRRIPFLALYSEAISFGIVVLIITYLSLIVGELVPKRLALNNPERIAATVAIPMRALAALASPAVHLLSASTEMVLRTLGITPSEEPLVTEEEIKILIEQGTEAGTFEAAEQDMVERVFRLGDRPVNSFMTPRPDIVWLDLDDSQEENRQKLSENAYSRYPVCQGGLDNVLGMIPVTDLLARSFRGEHLDLTVGLRQPVFVPESTRGLKVLELFKQTATHMALVVDEYGVIQGLLTLNDIMSEIVGDVPATPGEYEPQAVQREDGSWLLDGMLPVEEFLELFGMVELEFEERGSYQTLGGFVITHLGRIPTAADHFQWRGMRIEVMDMDGNRVDKVLVVPKVNQGDEIEAKS